One stretch of Lucilia cuprina isolate Lc7/37 chromosome 6, ASM2204524v1, whole genome shotgun sequence DNA includes these proteins:
- the LOC111675243 gene encoding putative uncharacterized protein DDB_G0277255 isoform X2 — translation MKYIRKDLNSNKIIYKKYAKNYSHNMNILTFLKSNYKYKRRSIRCNISNIKQRQWYLPYLQQKHKNKNQKHKHKLPAQEEAMTNDKQITNRIPFYENIKLDKILRILFLIMQQAKPTNNNNSSSSYYSKSKSDKSWLVAQLVAKIKTSRNANKSLANVNVNGENEDEDGISVNHRAYKDANKDTDVNVDISNIADEMSHQQHNYDKVSTITSTPIKCQRRKHHQLKATKSAPSSKSHSPSSFLLTTTRTATMTLDTLLLTSSSIANYETCQCSVILRHYVRDKPSIHHHQYHHKSKHTLHHHQPHHIKSLTSTRVLNINNSNINNSGVTTPSATGTGTSIYHSVDQYVNSTWIRSYTLSCLLLTLFIAFTISVRGTTAGACWQTVLDNGKCNEIFSLNISKSECCGANQEFAYTEREPTNVEYFFATAIGGGMECSPCLESCRNVKCGPNKKCVKRKGRPKCICAPECGAARRKRKQKDHLMLQEQAQQQHHTLQLVNSHVHNDNDADDGDDGGYFQSSYDFKIKIEKSQQSRDTRSLSSEITNVNLGLGNGKDAMISSSGVSSSMERHHCKEHNQNQRKLIHIHHSHGQQNQPHQPNHKNQEPKGSRRLLITANVEHTEKPTTRRLQIFSNVRTTHARRHNNNNNNRNKHSQHEDTDPSDFNEEEDEDYNYNDAEDEGKEAKKKNNNSNINFDNGNNNGHGSNKNIRNDESTRFLNQSPSRHQLKTNTKPNNNNRNRNTNNKNNNSSSNKNKNKNYHDLQTTKIQQHSSNNNTRVRHSKQNGRHAENTPHHRHHNHHNHHHRQQQQQHHPNNQQQNQNHGRHKHKNSNKQHHKQQSIVLKKPKNNKDYNITDNIPSSTTNNIGFDITTNKENSASNAFTDTTVTDVYASSTQHQPGIVKPSTTATSLNISSLSAALATTTAAFSSNQKQTQSQLLFSSFPSTTPVNSTMSADDGAAADDHYHSRLPNHGSKIAASSLLSSSLPSPSPSSSSHLQTSAVSARSSSESSVVTMSAKGEGVLRHDHNHRIEIPMKTASNNNNNNNDNKILTLQSNLHNNQQLQQHQQDTHPLLQAQQHQQRQHYQTPLFDGISEQFDLIAFPNKQQKQTVTVEWR, via the exons atgaaatacatccgaaaagatttaaattcaaataaaataatttacaaaaaatatgccAAAAATTACAGTCACAACatgaatattttaacttttttaaaatccaaCTACAAGTACAAACGAAGAAGCATACGATGCAACATTAGTAACATAAAACAGCGTCAATGGTATTTGCCATATCTTcagcaaaaacataaaaataaaaatcaaaaacacaaacacaaactTCCGGCGCAGGAAGAAGCGATGACGAatgataaacaaattacaaatagaATTCCCttttatgaaaacataaaacttgataaaattctaagaatattatttttaattatgcaACAAGCAAAAccaacaaacaataacaacagcagcagcagctacTATAGCAAAAGTAAAAGCGACAAAAGCTGGCTGGTAGCACAACTTGTTGCAAAGATAAAAACGAGTAGAAATGCCAACAAATCGCTGGCCAATGTAAATGTGAATGGAGAGAATGAAGATGAAGATGGTATCAGTGTAAACCATCGTGCCTATAAAGATGCTAATAAAGACACCGACGTCAATGTTGACATCAGCAATATTGCCGATGAAATGAGTCATCAACAACACAATTATGACAAAGTGTCAACAATCACATCAACACCAATAAAGTGCCAAAGACGAAAGCATCACCAGTTGAAAGCGACAAAATCAGCACCATCATCAAAATCGCATTCGCCATCgtcatttttattaacaacGACACGAACGGCCACGATGACGCTGGATACGTTATTATTAACATCATCATCTATAGCAAATTATGAAACCTGCCAATGTTCAGTCATATTACGTCATTATGTCCGCGACAAACCATCGATCCACCATCATCAGTATCACCACAAAAGCAAACACACTCTACATCACCACCAGCCACATCATATAAAATCATTGACAAGCACTAGAGTGCTAAATATCAATAATAGCAACATCAACAATAGTGGCGTTACCACACCTAGTGCAACTGGTACGGGAACGAGTATCTATCATTCGGTCGATCAATATGTCAATTCAACCTGGATTCGCAGTTACACTTTGTCTTGTTTGCTTTTGACGTTATTTATCGCCTTCACCATCAGTGTACGCGGTACGACAG CTGGAGCCTGTTGGCAGACGGTGCTAGACAATGGTAAATGCAACGAAatattttcgttaaatattaGCAAAAGTGAATGTTGTGGCGCCAATCAAGAGTTCGCCTACACTGAACGCGAACCAACAAATGTTGAGTATTTTTTTGCGACAGCAATTGGAGGCGGCATGGAATGTTCACCATGCTTAG AAAGTTGTAGAAATGTTAAGTGTGGACCGAATAAGAAATGCGTTAAAAGAAAAGGTAGACCGAAGTGTATCTGTGCCCCAGAATGTGGAGCAGCAAGAAGAAAACGTAAGCAAAAAGACCACTTAATGCTACAGGAACAAGCGCAGCAACAACATCACACTTTACAATTGGTTAACAGTCATGTTCATAACGACAATGATgctgatgatggtgatgatggtgGCTATTTTCAATCCTCGTATGACTTTAAAATTAAGATAGAAAAATCACAACAATCACGCGATACACGTAGTTTAAGTAGTGAAATTACAAATGTTAATTTAGGCTTAGGAAATGGCAAAGATGCGATGATTAGCAGCAGTGGCGTATCGTCATCAATGGAACGACATCACTGCAAAGAACACAATCAAAACCAAAGAAAATTAATACACATACATCATTCACATGGACAACAGAACCAACCACATCAACCAAATCATAAAAACCAGGAGCCAAAAGGCAGTCGAAGACTTTTGATAACCGCCAATGTTGAACATACGGAAAAGCCCACCACTAGACGATTACAAATCTTTAGTAATGTAAGAACAACACATGCCAGAcgtcataataataacaacaacaatcgtAACAAACATAGTCAACACGAGGACACTGATCCCTCAGACTTTAATGAAGAAGAAGACGAAGATTATAACTATAACGATGCGGAAGACGAAGGCAAAGAagccaaaaagaaaaataataacagcaacattAACTTCGACAATGGTAACAACAACGGTCACGGCAGCAACAAGAACATCCGCAACGATGAATCAACAAGATTTTTAAACCAGTCTCCGTCTAGACATCAGCTTAAAACTAATACAAAaccaaacaataacaacagaaacaggaacaccaacaacaaaaacaacaacagcagcagcaataaaaacaaaaataaaaactatcatGATTTACAAACAACCAAAATACAGCAACATTCTAGTAACAACAATACCCGCGTTAGACATTCTAAACAGAATGGACGTCATGCAGAGAATACTccacatcatcgtcatcataatCATCACAATCACCACCACcgccagcagcaacaacaacatcatcccAATAACCAGCAGCAAAATCAGAATCATGGTAGACATAAACACAAgaacagcaacaaacaacacCATAAACAACAGTCCATTGTATTGAAAAAGCCAAAGAATAATAAGGATTACAACATCACAGACAACATCCCCAGCAGCACCACCAATAATATTGGCTTTGATATAActacaaataaagaaaactctgCATCTAATGCATTTACGGATACAACTGTAACTGATGTTTATGCGTCTTCTACTCAGCACCAGCCGGGAATAGTTAAACcgtcaacaacagcaacatcttTAAATATATCATCACTATCAGCAGCacttgcaacaacaacagcagcatttAGTTCAAACCAAAAGCAAACACAATCACAGCTGTTGTTTTCTTCCTTTCCTTCGACCACTCCTGTAAATTCCACAATGTCTGCAGATGATGGTGCAGCTGCCGACGATCATTATCATAGTCGCTTACCAAATCACGGAAGTAAAATAGCTGCGTCATccttattatcatcatcattgccATCACCATCGCCATCGTCTTCATCACATTTACAAACGTCTGCAGTTTCTGCACGTTCCTCATCCGAATCGTCAGTTGTAACAATGTCTGCTAAAGGCGAAGGTGTTTTGCGTCATGATCATAACCATCGTATTGAAATACCAATGAAAACAGCatccaacaataataacaacaacaatgacaataaaattttaacgttGCAGTCGAATTTGCATAATAATCAACAACTGCAGCAGCATCAGCAAGACACACATCCACTTTTGCAAgcacaacaacatcaacaacgtCAACATTACCAGACTCCTTTGTTTGATGGCATATCTGAGCAATTTGATTTGATTGCATTtccaaataaacaacaaaaacaaacagtaACGGTAG aatggaGATAA
- the LOC111675243 gene encoding uncharacterized protein LOC111675243 isoform X1 produces the protein MKYIRKDLNSNKIIYKKYAKNYSHNMNILTFLKSNYKYKRRSIRCNISNIKQRQWYLPYLQQKHKNKNQKHKHKLPAQEEAMTNDKQITNRIPFYENIKLDKILRILFLIMQQAKPTNNNNSSSSYYSKSKSDKSWLVAQLVAKIKTSRNANKSLANVNVNGENEDEDGISVNHRAYKDANKDTDVNVDISNIADEMSHQQHNYDKVSTITSTPIKCQRRKHHQLKATKSAPSSKSHSPSSFLLTTTRTATMTLDTLLLTSSSIANYETCQCSVILRHYVRDKPSIHHHQYHHKSKHTLHHHQPHHIKSLTSTRVLNINNSNINNSGVTTPSATGTGTSIYHSVDQYVNSTWIRSYTLSCLLLTLFIAFTISVRGTTAGACWQTVLDNGKCNEIFSLNISKSECCGANQEFAYTEREPTNVEYFFATAIGGGMECSPCLESCRNVKCGPNKKCVKRKGRPKCICAPECGAARRKRKQKDHLMLQEQAQQQHHTLQLVNSHVHNDNDADDGDDGGYFQSSYDFKIKIEKSQQSRDTRSLSSEITNVNLGLGNGKDAMISSSGVSSSMERHHCKEHNQNQRKLIHIHHSHGQQNQPHQPNHKNQEPKGSRRLLITANVEHTEKPTTRRLQIFSNVRTTHARRHNNNNNNRNKHSQHEDTDPSDFNEEEDEDYNYNDAEDEGKEAKKKNNNSNINFDNGNNNGHGSNKNIRNDESTRFLNQSPSRHQLKTNTKPNNNNRNRNTNNKNNNSSSNKNKNKNYHDLQTTKIQQHSSNNNTRVRHSKQNGRHAENTPHHRHHNHHNHHHRQQQQQHHPNNQQQNQNHGRHKHKNSNKQHHKQQSIVLKKPKNNKDYNITDNIPSSTTNNIGFDITTNKENSASNAFTDTTVTDVYASSTQHQPGIVKPSTTATSLNISSLSAALATTTAAFSSNQKQTQSQLLFSSFPSTTPVNSTMSADDGAAADDHYHSRLPNHGSKIAASSLLSSSLPSPSPSSSSHLQTSAVSARSSSESSVVTMSAKGEGVLRHDHNHRIEIPMKTASNNNNNNNDNKILTLQSNLHNNQQLQQHQQDTHPLLQAQQHQQRQHYQTPLFDGISEQFDLIAFPNKQQKQTVTNGDNVKPLNPVCGTDGRTYNTECQLRKRACRTDNPNLQIAYRGHCRTTCNGVKCLNGLICVEDQYSMPHCIACKIECPQDDYENDAVDATKAVCGADGKTYKSACDINRMICKIGRSIGVAYPGPCREDQVTCDDINCGPKQVCLIDLLTHKPRCTSCRYKCSRKRRPSSPHYEEGKICGVNNHTYNSWCEMRKDSCSTGFYIDVKYSGDCH, from the exons atgaaatacatccgaaaagatttaaattcaaataaaataatttacaaaaaatatgccAAAAATTACAGTCACAACatgaatattttaacttttttaaaatccaaCTACAAGTACAAACGAAGAAGCATACGATGCAACATTAGTAACATAAAACAGCGTCAATGGTATTTGCCATATCTTcagcaaaaacataaaaataaaaatcaaaaacacaaacacaaactTCCGGCGCAGGAAGAAGCGATGACGAatgataaacaaattacaaatagaATTCCCttttatgaaaacataaaacttgataaaattctaagaatattatttttaattatgcaACAAGCAAAAccaacaaacaataacaacagcagcagcagctacTATAGCAAAAGTAAAAGCGACAAAAGCTGGCTGGTAGCACAACTTGTTGCAAAGATAAAAACGAGTAGAAATGCCAACAAATCGCTGGCCAATGTAAATGTGAATGGAGAGAATGAAGATGAAGATGGTATCAGTGTAAACCATCGTGCCTATAAAGATGCTAATAAAGACACCGACGTCAATGTTGACATCAGCAATATTGCCGATGAAATGAGTCATCAACAACACAATTATGACAAAGTGTCAACAATCACATCAACACCAATAAAGTGCCAAAGACGAAAGCATCACCAGTTGAAAGCGACAAAATCAGCACCATCATCAAAATCGCATTCGCCATCgtcatttttattaacaacGACACGAACGGCCACGATGACGCTGGATACGTTATTATTAACATCATCATCTATAGCAAATTATGAAACCTGCCAATGTTCAGTCATATTACGTCATTATGTCCGCGACAAACCATCGATCCACCATCATCAGTATCACCACAAAAGCAAACACACTCTACATCACCACCAGCCACATCATATAAAATCATTGACAAGCACTAGAGTGCTAAATATCAATAATAGCAACATCAACAATAGTGGCGTTACCACACCTAGTGCAACTGGTACGGGAACGAGTATCTATCATTCGGTCGATCAATATGTCAATTCAACCTGGATTCGCAGTTACACTTTGTCTTGTTTGCTTTTGACGTTATTTATCGCCTTCACCATCAGTGTACGCGGTACGACAG CTGGAGCCTGTTGGCAGACGGTGCTAGACAATGGTAAATGCAACGAAatattttcgttaaatattaGCAAAAGTGAATGTTGTGGCGCCAATCAAGAGTTCGCCTACACTGAACGCGAACCAACAAATGTTGAGTATTTTTTTGCGACAGCAATTGGAGGCGGCATGGAATGTTCACCATGCTTAG AAAGTTGTAGAAATGTTAAGTGTGGACCGAATAAGAAATGCGTTAAAAGAAAAGGTAGACCGAAGTGTATCTGTGCCCCAGAATGTGGAGCAGCAAGAAGAAAACGTAAGCAAAAAGACCACTTAATGCTACAGGAACAAGCGCAGCAACAACATCACACTTTACAATTGGTTAACAGTCATGTTCATAACGACAATGATgctgatgatggtgatgatggtgGCTATTTTCAATCCTCGTATGACTTTAAAATTAAGATAGAAAAATCACAACAATCACGCGATACACGTAGTTTAAGTAGTGAAATTACAAATGTTAATTTAGGCTTAGGAAATGGCAAAGATGCGATGATTAGCAGCAGTGGCGTATCGTCATCAATGGAACGACATCACTGCAAAGAACACAATCAAAACCAAAGAAAATTAATACACATACATCATTCACATGGACAACAGAACCAACCACATCAACCAAATCATAAAAACCAGGAGCCAAAAGGCAGTCGAAGACTTTTGATAACCGCCAATGTTGAACATACGGAAAAGCCCACCACTAGACGATTACAAATCTTTAGTAATGTAAGAACAACACATGCCAGAcgtcataataataacaacaacaatcgtAACAAACATAGTCAACACGAGGACACTGATCCCTCAGACTTTAATGAAGAAGAAGACGAAGATTATAACTATAACGATGCGGAAGACGAAGGCAAAGAagccaaaaagaaaaataataacagcaacattAACTTCGACAATGGTAACAACAACGGTCACGGCAGCAACAAGAACATCCGCAACGATGAATCAACAAGATTTTTAAACCAGTCTCCGTCTAGACATCAGCTTAAAACTAATACAAAaccaaacaataacaacagaaacaggaacaccaacaacaaaaacaacaacagcagcagcaataaaaacaaaaataaaaactatcatGATTTACAAACAACCAAAATACAGCAACATTCTAGTAACAACAATACCCGCGTTAGACATTCTAAACAGAATGGACGTCATGCAGAGAATACTccacatcatcgtcatcataatCATCACAATCACCACCACcgccagcagcaacaacaacatcatcccAATAACCAGCAGCAAAATCAGAATCATGGTAGACATAAACACAAgaacagcaacaaacaacacCATAAACAACAGTCCATTGTATTGAAAAAGCCAAAGAATAATAAGGATTACAACATCACAGACAACATCCCCAGCAGCACCACCAATAATATTGGCTTTGATATAActacaaataaagaaaactctgCATCTAATGCATTTACGGATACAACTGTAACTGATGTTTATGCGTCTTCTACTCAGCACCAGCCGGGAATAGTTAAACcgtcaacaacagcaacatcttTAAATATATCATCACTATCAGCAGCacttgcaacaacaacagcagcatttAGTTCAAACCAAAAGCAAACACAATCACAGCTGTTGTTTTCTTCCTTTCCTTCGACCACTCCTGTAAATTCCACAATGTCTGCAGATGATGGTGCAGCTGCCGACGATCATTATCATAGTCGCTTACCAAATCACGGAAGTAAAATAGCTGCGTCATccttattatcatcatcattgccATCACCATCGCCATCGTCTTCATCACATTTACAAACGTCTGCAGTTTCTGCACGTTCCTCATCCGAATCGTCAGTTGTAACAATGTCTGCTAAAGGCGAAGGTGTTTTGCGTCATGATCATAACCATCGTATTGAAATACCAATGAAAACAGCatccaacaataataacaacaacaatgacaataaaattttaacgttGCAGTCGAATTTGCATAATAATCAACAACTGCAGCAGCATCAGCAAGACACACATCCACTTTTGCAAgcacaacaacatcaacaacgtCAACATTACCAGACTCCTTTGTTTGATGGCATATCTGAGCAATTTGATTTGATTGCATTtccaaataaacaacaaaaacaaacagtaACG aatggaGATAATGTGAAACCTCTAAACCCAGTGTGTGGAACTGACGGTCGCACCTACAACACTGAATGTCAATTAAGGAAACGGGCCTGTAGAACCGACAACCCTAACTTACAAATTGCATATCGTGGTCACTGTAGAA CAACATGTAACggtgtaaaatgtttaaatggatTAATATGTGTTGAGGACCAGTATTCAATGCCACATTGTATAGCATGTAAAATAGAATGCCCACAAGATGATTATGAGAATGATGCCGTTGATGCAACAAAAGCCGTTTGTGGCGCCGACGGTAAAACCTACAAGAGCGCATGTGATATAAATCGTATGATTTGTAAAATTGGGCGCTCTATTGGTGTAGCATATCCTGGTCCATGTCGAG